GCTTCAAGGGGCGAGTTCGATGCAGCTTTCGTTTGGTGATGCCGAGGATCTGGTCGGTCGCAAGCGCACACGGCGCGAGGTGTTCCTTGCCGAGATGGATCAGGTCGTGCCGTGGAAGGCGCTGCTGGCGCTGATCGAGCCGCATTATCCGAAGCTGGGCCGGCCCGGCCGGCAGCCTTACCCCTTGGCGACGATGCTTCGGATCCACTTCCTGCAGCAGTGGTATGCCTTGAGTGACCCGGCGACGGAAGAGGCGCTGGTCGATACGCCGGTGATGCGCCGCTTTGCCCGGATTGGTGGCATGGGCGACATCCCGGACGAGACGACGATCTTGAACTTCCGGCGCTTGCTGGAGACGCACGGTCTGGCCGAAAAGATCTTCAAGCAGGTCAATGCGCATCTTCAGCGCAAGGGCCTGAGCCTTCGCTCGGGCACCATCGTGGACGCGACGATTATCAATGCACCGAGTTCGACGAAGAACCGGGAGGGCGAGCGGGATCCTGCGATGCATCAGACGAAGAAGGGCAACCAGTGGTTCTTCGGGATGAAGGCGCACATCGGGGTGGACGATGCCTCCGGGCTGGTGCACCACGTGGAATGCACGGCGGCGAACGTGGCGGACGTGACGCAGGCGCACAAGCTGCTGCACGGCAAGGAGGACGTGGTGTTCGGCGACAGTGGCTACATCGGTGCCGAGAAGCGCGAGGAGATGCAGGACGTGGATGCGGTGTTCCTGATCGCGAAGAAGCCTTCGGTGATCAAGGCGATGAAGCGCAAGCGCGATCAGCGGGAAGCGAGGGCGTTGGAGCGCTTGAAGGCGAGCGTCCGTGCCAAGGTCGAGCATCCGTTCCGTGTGATCAAGCGGCAGTTCGGCTATACGAAGGTGCGCTATCGCGGCATCGCGAAGAACGCGGCACAGGTGCTGACGCTGTTCGCGCTGTCGAACCTGTGGATGTCGCGCCGGCGCTTGATGCCGGCGGCGGGATAAGTGCGTCCGCTGGACGGGGAAAGCCGTCTGGCGGCATGGCAAAAGGTGGAATTCCGAGCGGATTGACGGGATTTCGGCCTTCGAGGCTCGGAAATAACGTGGGTTTGGCGGATTGTTCAGACCTTCCATAGGTCG
The DNA window shown above is from Aerosticca soli and carries:
- a CDS encoding IS5 family transposase produces the protein MQLSFGDAEDLVGRKRTRREVFLAEMDQVVPWKALLALIEPHYPKLGRPGRQPYPLATMLRIHFLQQWYALSDPATEEALVDTPVMRRFARIGGMGDIPDETTILNFRRLLETHGLAEKIFKQVNAHLQRKGLSLRSGTIVDATIINAPSSTKNREGERDPAMHQTKKGNQWFFGMKAHIGVDDASGLVHHVECTAANVADVTQAHKLLHGKEDVVFGDSGYIGAEKREEMQDVDAVFLIAKKPSVIKAMKRKRDQREARALERLKASVRAKVEHPFRVIKRQFGYTKVRYRGIAKNAAQVLTLFALSNLWMSRRRLMPAAG